The Candidatus Acetothermia bacterium genome includes the window CGCTCTGCTCGTGGCCCGGTTCGCCCCGGCGGTCCTGTACGACCAACTCCACCTCGTCCTCGGCATGACCGGGCCCGATCCGGCGGCGGTCGATCAAGCCCTGAGCGACGCCCAGGCCACGGCCGCCGCTTGGCAGGAGCGGCTTCGGGACGACCCGCACTGGCCCGCCACCAGGGAGGCCTTGGCCACCGTTCACGCGATGACCGTGGACATCCGGGTCGCCCTGGCTTCTCCAGCTCCCGACGCCCGCGAGGAGCTGCGGGCCCGGTTCGGCGAGCTTTGGACGACGCTGGACGCCCTGGGCGCGGCGGCGGCACGGGAAGCCCGGGAGATGGGCGAGGAATGGAGCTTTCACGCGGCGTCCCTCGCCCAGGGGACGCTCCTCGCCCCGTCGCCCCTGTACCTGCGGCTCCCCGTCCCGATCAAGGAGTACCTGGACCAGGAAAGGCCGGATTGGCTCCCTACGGAAGCCGGTGCTGCTTTGGACGTGCTCTTGGCGATGGCCAACTGTTGGCTGGCCGTCGAGGAAGAGGTGTCGGTCCGTCAGGCGGCGGACGCGCTGCTCGCGGCCTTGCTGGGGCTTAAGCGAGGCGGGGGAGGGCGGTAGGCCCTCCCCCGGCGAGGAAAAAGGAGGCCATGCGAAGCGGCGCCTCGGCCGCGTGCTCGGCCGATTCGAACGGCAGCTCTCTTGGGCCGGATCCAACCTTGCTCCCCCGGTCCCTAGGGCCGGACACCCCCTGAGCCGGCACCACGCCCTTGAGCACGCGGCGATTCCCAACGGATATTGGCTCACACCGGGAGCAAACGAAAGGACGACGCGCACTGCCAGAGGGGGCATCGATCGCTTCGCCCGGGGACAAAAGCGACGAACTCAGTCGGGAAGCCGGGCGATGCGCCAGTAATCCCACACCGTGGTGAGCAGGCGGTCGAAGTCCTCGGGAGACCCGGGCTTGTTCAGGAACCCAGCCGCCCCCGAGTCGTACGCCCGCACCATCTCCTCCTCATCGGTGGAAACGGTGAGCACCACCACCGGGATCTTGCGCAGACGCTCGTCCCCCTTGATCGCCTCGAGGACTTCCATCCCCGACTTCTTGGGGAGCTTGAGGTCGAGGAGGATCAGGTTCGGTCGGGGGGCATCCGCGAATTTCCCCTTGCGAAACAGGAAGTTGAGCGCCTCGGCCCCATCCTTCGCCCAGTGAAGGTCGTAGCGCAGCCCTGCCTTTTCCAGCGAGCGGACTGAGCGCTCGATCAGCTCGTAGTCCATCTCATCGTCTTCCACCACCAGGATGGTCATTCGCCGCTCAACGGGCATCGCTTTCCACCCCTTTTCTCGCGGGCACCTTCGGCAAAGTGAAGTAGAACGTGGTCCCGCTGCCCAGCTCGGACTCCGCCCAGATTCGCCCACCGTGTTCCTCCACGATCCGGCGGCAGATCGCCAGGCCGGCCCCGGTGCCCTCTTTATTGGGATCAAGCTTCTCAAAGATCCCGAATATCTTTTCCAGGTACTGGGCTTCGATACCAGGACCGTTGTCCCGCACATAGAAGAGGTACGTGCCCCCGGAATATCCCTTCCATCCCACTTCCACCACCGGCAAGGCCTTGTCGTTGAACTTGACCGCGTTCTGGATCAGGTTCGCAAACAACTCGCTGATCAGGGTCGGGACACCGTACACCACCGGCAGGTCCTCGGCCACCTGCAGGTTCACCCCCACCAGCACCGATCCCAGGTCCTCCTTGGTCTCCTGGAGCAACCGGTGCAGATCCACCCCCTCGAACGAAACCGGGTCGATGCGGATGGTGGAGAAGTGCAGGAGATCGGTGATCAGCTTCTCCATCCGCAGGAGGCGGCCCTCCACCTTGAGGAGGTCCTCGCGCACCGCCTGGGGGAGCTCGCCATCGCAGCGGCGAAGGATCATCTGCACGTACCCGAGCGCGGTCAGGGCCGGCTTCCTGAGGTCGTGGGACACGGCGGAGTTGAACTCCTTGAGCTTGCGGTTCACCTCCTCGAGCCGCTCCTTTTGCTGGACCAGTTGCTCTTCCAGTCGCTTGAGCTCGGTGATGTCCGCGTAGTAGTCGATGCGCCCGCCCCGGTACCGCTCCGTCTCGATGGGGATGGACCGGTACTGCAGGACCCGCTCCGCCCGGTTCGGGCCCGGCCGCACGCGCACGATGTACCCGTCGATCGGCTTACCTCCCCGGTACGCCTCCTGGACCCGGGCCAGGAACTCCTCCGGCGACTCCAGGACGCGCACGAACCGGTCCAGGGCCCGCCCGGCGGGGAGCCCGATCAGCCCGTCCCGGTCCAGCCCGAAGAACTCCCCCACCGCGCGGTTGGACCACAGCACGTGCCCCTGCCGGTCGACCAAGATCACCCCGAGGTCCAAGGTGTCGATCCCGTCTTCGATGAGGTGGCGGTAGCGCGCTTCCTCTTCGGCCAGCCGGCGTTCCAGGGCCACCACCTCGCCCCGATCCTGGGCCTCCATCACCGCCACCCGCCCGGTGACCCGCTTCGCCTGCAGCTCCACCGGGACGATCCGCTTCCCTTCGGACACGAACCGCAGCTCCACCGCCCGGAGCTCTCCCCGCTCGAACAGGGACTCCAGCTCCGCCTTGAACCGGCCGATGTCCTGCGGATGGACGTATTCGGTGAAGTGGAGGGACCGCTTGTGCGGCCACCCCAAAAGCTCGCGGGACTTGCGGTTGCGGCGGATCACGTTCCCTTCCCGATCCACCACGTGGATGATGTTCAGGGAGTTCTCGAAGATCTCCTCGCCGTAGCAGGCCTCCAGCCGGTGGTGGACCTCGCGCTTGACCGTGCGCCGCTGCCACAGGTGCCCAGCCATGCTGGCAATCAACGCCACCCCGAGGAGGAGAAGGCCGGTCACCACCCACAACACCAGCGGCTGCCTGAGCAGCCCGGGCAAGGCCAAAAGCAGGCTGGCTCCCAAGCCCACCGCCACCCCCAGCCACCCCAGGAGCAGGGCCGCCACCCCGAGGGCCACGGTGACCCCGAGGATGAACACCGTCGGCTCATGTCCCTGCTCTAGCCCCCACAGGACCAGGGCCACGGCGGCGTACACGGCAACGCTCACCCCGAGGTGAGCGCCCTTGAACCTGCGCCGTTCCCTCTTGCCCGAGACCATCCTCACACTATGGCCGATTGTGGCCCCCCGGGCCAAGGACAGCCATCACCGCCGGCGAGGAAATTGTCGGCCGATCTCGTTCAGATGATGATCGCCTCGTCCACCAGCACGGTGAAGGGCTCCATCAGCCGCTTGAGGTACTCCTCTTTGAGCACGGTGATGCGGCGGTTGTCGATGGCGATGATGCCGCGGGATTCCAGCTCCCCGAGGGTGCGGATGGCGGTCTTGGAGGACACCCCGGCCATCTCCGCGAGCTCGGTGCGCGATAGCTCGATCCCCAAGCGATCCAGCGCCAGGATGAGGCGAGCAAGCCGCTCCTTGCTCGACGCGTACGACCGCTCGGCAAGCTTGTTCTGGAACGCCTTCAGCTCCTGGGACAGGTACTCGTACAGGCGGAAGATGACCTTGGGATGGTGCTCGAGGAAGTAAAAGAAATCCCCGCGCTCCACGAACCCCACCGTGGATGGGACAAGGGTCTTGGCGTACGCGTTGTGGAGCCCCTTGTCGAACAGGGTCGTCTCGCCGACGAGGCCACCGGGCCCCACGATTTTGAGGATCTGGGACTTCCCCTTGGCGCTCCGCTTCACCAACTTCACCGCCCCGGAGAAGACGAGGTAGAAGCCGAACGCCGGGGCCCCTTCCATGAACAGGAGCTCCTCCGCCCCGTAGTCGATCTTCCGGACCGAACCCTCGAGCTTCCTCAGGTCCTCCGGCTTGAGGTCCGCGAACACGCGAAAGTCTTTGAGCTCTGCCATCCCCCTCACCCGGGCGACAGTCTACGGATGCGCGGCAAGCCCGTCAAATCTTGACATGCCTCCACCCCCTCATAGAATTGGGTCTGCGGCCGGGGTGGCGGAATTGGCAGACGCGCTGGACTCAGGATCCAGTGGGGTATTCACCCCCCGTGTGGGTTCAAGTCCCACCCCCGGCACAAGTGACGTTGACCGAGGCCCGGGCCCAGCTGAGCACCCATGAGCTGACACTTCAGGAGGTCATCGCCGCGCTGTGGGAGCGGATCGCGGCCTGCGAGCCCACGGTGCGTGCGTTTCTCTCCCTGGCCGATCCCAACCGCCTGATCGCCGACGGGGAACCGTTGAGCGGGCTTCCCCTGAGCGGGCTCCCCATCGCCATCAAGGACAACATCTGTGCCCGGGACCTTCCCACCACCTGCGGGTCACGGATGCTTGAGCGGTTCCGGTCCCCGTACGAGGCCACCGCGGTGGCCCGCCTCAGGAGCGCCGGGGCCCAGGTGCAGGGGAAGACGAACCTGGACGAGTTCGCGATGGGCTCGTCCACCGAGCACTCCGCGTTCGGCCCCACCCGCAACCCGCACGACCCGTCCCGCGTTCCTGGCGGCTCCTCGGGCGGGTCGGCGGCGGCGGTGGCGGCCGGGGAGGCGCTGGCCGCGTTGGGGAGCGACACCGGGGGTTCGGTGCGCCAGCCCGCTGCCCTGTGCGGGGTGGTGGGGCTGCGGCCCACGTACGGCCTCGTGTCCCGGTACGGCCTGGTCGCGTTCGCCTCCAGCCTGGACACAATCGGCCCCATCGCCGGCTGCGTCCGCGACGCTGCCCTCGTCCTGTCGCTCGTCGCCGGACACGATCCGCTGGACTCGACATCCCTCCCCGTGCCGCCCCACGACTACACCGCGGACTTGCGCCCGGACCTCCGCGGGGTACGGATCGGGGTGCCCAAGGAGTACGTCCCGCGGGAGCTGGGGCCAGAGGCACTCGCCCTGGTCGAACGGTGGCGGGAGGTCGCCGAGGAACTGGGGGCGAAGGTGATGGACATCACCCTCCCGACCACGGAGTACGCCTTGCCCACGTACTACCTGATCGCCTCGGCCGAGGCGGCGGCCAACCTCGCCCGGTACGATGGGGTGCGGTACACCCTGCGCGAGGAGGGGGACCGGGTGGGGGCGATGATCGCGCTCAGCCGCGCCGTCGGGTTCGGTCCCGAGGTGAAGCGCAGGATCGCCCTGGGCACGTTCGCCCTGTCCGCCGGCTACTACGACCAGTACTACGGCAAGGCCCAGCGGGCGCGGACGCTCATCGCCCGTGACTTTGCGGGCGCGTTCGCCGAGGTGGACCTGATCCTCGGGCCGACCTCGCCCACCCCGGCGTTCAGGTTCGGGGAGAAGGAAGATCCGATCGCGATGTACCTCGCGGACGTGTTCACGTTGCCCTCGGCCCTGGCCGGCCTCCCGGCGATCTCGATCCCGGGGGGGACCGTTGGCGGCCTTCCGTTTGGGCTCCAGCTCATTGGGCCGAGGCTTTCCGAGGAGCGGGTGCTTTCCGCTGCCCTCGCGTTCGAGGAAGCGCTCAACGGTTTGGGTTCGTAGGGTTCTTTGGGTTCGTGCGTTTCGCTGGGGCCGCCGGATAGTCAGGTTGGAGCGCTCGCTGACGTGGTCCGCACCTGGACCCAATGAACCCTATCAACCCAAGAAACCCAAAGCTCTAATTCGCAATCCAGGCCAGCACCCCCAGCAAGGCGAACGCTCCGGCCACGATCCACAGGCGGGCCACCACCTTCGGCTCCGGCCACTCCCGCCCGGGGAGGAGGTGGCGCCACGGGACGGACCCGGCCTCGAGGTGGTGGTGAAGGGGGGACATCTTGAGGAGGCGCGTCCCGGTGAGCTTGTACGAGGCCACCTGGAGGATCACGGACAGCGTCTCCACCACGAACAGACCCCCGAGGAGGGGGAGGAGGAACACCGCCCCCCCGGCGAAGGACACCCCGAACAGGAACCCACCGAGCCCCATGGACCCCACGTTCCCCAAAAACACGTGGGCCGGGTGGGCGTTGGCCCACAGGAACCCGGCCCCCGCCCCGATCCCGAGGAGGCATAAGCCCACGAGATCGGGCTTCCCCCCCACCATGGGCAGGAGGCCGAGCAGGGCCAGGACCCACGCCCCGGTGGCGAGGCCGTCCAAGCCGTCGGTCAGGTTCACCGCGTTCGTGGTGGCCACGAACGCCACGAGCACGAGGAGCAAGAGCGCCCACCAGGGAATGGCGGAGAGGGGCACCCGCACCGAGGAAAACGGGACGGCCAATTCGAGGCCACCGAGGAACGGGACCATCGCGAACAAGGCCCCGCCCAGCGCGGCCTGGATGAGGAGCGTTTGGTGGGGGAAGAACCCGAGGGAAGCCCGGCGCCGCTGGGAGCGGAGGTCGTCGAGGAGGCCCATCCCGGCCCCGGCCCCGGTCGCGGCGAGGACGAACCCGGAGGCCCACGTCGGCCCACCGCCCGCACCCCACAGGACGCCGGCCCCGACCAGGATCGCCCCCAGCGGGACGATCCCCCCCATGGTCGGGGTGCCCGCCTTCTCGGCGTGTCGGGCCGGCCCCTCGGGGCGGACGTACTGGCCGACCCGGCCCCACCGGGCGAACGCGGAGCTCGCCCCCGCCACGGCCGGCACCATGACGAAGGCGAGGAGGAGGGCCAGGGTCAGCCCTTCCACCGCCACTCCCCTTCCGTGGAGAGAAGCGACCGCCGCACCGCGGCCGCCTCCCCACCGCCGAGCACGTGGGATACCGCCCGGAATAGATCATAGGCAGAAGTCAGGACCAACCGGTGGTCGCGGCAGCCGCGGCGGACCGCGTCCGTCCACTGCGGACCCCGCCGACGCGGGTCCAGACGCGGCTCGGCCAGGGCCAGGAGCATCCCCCGGAGCTCCCGGCCCCCGTCGGCCCGCAGCCGGTCGAGGTCGAGGAGGAGGGCACGGTGCTCCTCCGGCCCCACCGGGGAAAACAGCGCGAGGGCAACCCGCACCAAGAGGTCCCCATCCGGCGATGTGGCCGTAAACGATCCGGGACCCTCCACCGCAGGAGAACACGCGAACCCCAGGCGCGCGAGCGCGGCCCGGGCCGCGGCGGCCAACCCCTGGACCCCACGCGGGAACAGGAGGCCGCGCAGGGCATCGTAGCCCTCTCGGGCCGCGCGAAGCCCCTCCTCCCGCCGGGCGAGCCGCTCCCGCTCCCGGGCGAGCTCTCCCTCCTCCCGGCCCAGTTCCTCCTCCCCGGGCAAGCGGTACCCAGAAAGCCAATCCGGGGCCCCGGCCGCGAGCGGGGCCGAGGCCAGGGCCCCTAGCGCCGGGACCAGAAGCTCCCCGGCTTCGGCGGGATGGGCCCCGGGGAAGGCGGGCAGGAACACGATCCGGCCGGTCCCCACCGGCAGGTCCCACGCCGCCACGTCCCCGACCCGGGTGCGCGCCAACACCTGGCCGAACGCCTCCAGAGGGGCCCCCAAGCTCGCCGCGATCACCGCCTCGTAGCCGAGGGCTTGGAATGCCGAAAGGTACGGGTAGAGCGGGTGGGCCGCGTCCAGGTTGGTCACGTCCCGCCCCCGGCGGGGGAGGAACCGCAGCCCCTGGGAGAAGCCCAGATGGTGGGGCCCGGCGGTGAGGGAGACCCGCGGGAGGAACGCGTACCGATCGAGACGCCGTGGCGGGTTCCCGGCGATCTCCACCCCCTCCCCGGGAGGGCGCACCCGCACCCCCACGATCCCGCCCCCGCGGAAGAGGAGGTCCTCCAGCTCCTCCCGCCGGGCGGAACACAGGTTCTCCAGGGCCCGGGATAGCCCGAGGTCCCGCCCAGGGTACAGGCGCCAAATCCCATCGGGCTCCAGCGACGCCTGGTGAAGCCACAGCTCGGGCAACGGCTCGGGGTCGATCAGCACCGCATCGAAGCTGGCCAGGGACTCGGCCGTGGGGAACTCGGCCCGCACCACCCCCGGCCCCTCGACCTCCCACCCCAGGGCCAGAACGCGCATCGCGCGCCATTGTACGGGCGAACCCGAACCCGGCCAACGCCGCCTTGCCCGCCCTATCCCCGTCGATGTACGCTCCCCCCGCCATGGGCTGGGGACGGGTCCGCACGGCATGGGGGGAGTTCTACGCCGCGGCCAACGCGCGCGGGATCGTGGCCCTGAGGTTCCCCGGGGAGTTTCCGCCGGAGCCTCCGTGCGTCCTCGCCCCGCTGGTGGACGCCCTCGCCCGCGAGCTCGCCGAGTACCTCGAGGGGGAACGCACCTCGTTCGACCTGCCGCTCGACCTCGTGGGGACACCGTTCCAGCGCACAGTATGGATGGCCCTGCGGGAGGTCCCGTACGGGGCCACCGTCACCTACGGGGAGCTGGCGCGGCGGGTGGGGCGGCCTCGGGCGGCGCGGGCGGTGGGCCAAGCGGTGGGGGCGAACCCGATCCCGATCTTGATCCCCTGCCACCGCGTGGTCCCGCGGGCGGGGGGCGTGGGCGGGTTCGGCCCGGGGCCCCATTGGAAGGCCCGCCTCCTTGCGCTGGAAGGGGTGGTCCCGTGATTCGTGATCCGTACGTAAAATGGGTGACGGGTGAGGCGAACCCACGGTTCGCTGGCGAGGCGCGGAGCGCTCCGAGGAACCACGTTCGGTGTCACGGCCTCTAAAGCGAGAACGCCTCGCCGAGGTAGGCGAGGCGGGCGTTGGGATCGGCCAAGATCTCCTCCGGCGTCCCCGCCGCGAGGAGCTTTCCGGCGTGGATGAGGTAGGCCCGGCCCGTGATCCGAAGCGTGTCGCGCACGTTGTGGTCACACACGGCGATCCCGATCCCGGTTGCGGCGAGCCTCCGCACCAGGGCGGCGAGCTCGGCCACGGTGAGCGGATCGACCCCGGAGAACGGCTCGTCGAGGAGGAGGAACGCTGGCTTGGTCACGAGAGCCCGGGCGGTCTCCACCTTGCGCCGCTCCCCGGCGGAGAGCTTCCCCACCGGCCGGTCCAGGAACCCCCCGAGCCCCAGCTCCTCCACCACCTGGTCGACCCGCCCGTTCCAACGGAGCCTCGCCCCCTCCAGGGCCAGGCGCAGGTTCCCCGCCACCGTGGCCCGCAGGAACACCGACGGCTCCTGAGGGAGGTAGTGGATCCCCATCCGCGCCCGCCGGAAGAACGGGAGCCCCGTGATGTCCCGGCCGTCCAGCCGCACGGTCCCCTGGGTCGGCCGGAGGAACCCGGCCAAGAGGTAGAACGTCGTGGTCTTGCCGGCCCCGTTGGGACCAAGGAGCCCGGTCACCTCCCCGGCCCGGAACGCGAGGGACAGGCCGTCCACCGCCCGCCGCCGGCCGAACGCGCGAACAAGCCCCTCGCCCTCAAGGATTCCGGACAAGATATGCCCCCCGCACGCTCAGCCGGCCCTCCCCCGGCCAGGCCGAGAGAGACCCCCCGACCAGCACCACCCCATGCCCAACCATGAACACCCGGGACGCCAGGAGGAGGCCGCCCTCGAACAGGTACCGCCCGTCGGCGAACTTCACCTCCCACCCGTCCAGGGTGGCCTGGACGTCCACGAGGTCGATGCCCTCGCCCAACGCCCAGCGGGCTTCGGCCGCGACGAGGGACATCCCCTCCCGCGTGGCGCGCAGGCCCACGAGGACCAGCCCCCCGGACCACTGGGCGAGGTCACAGGTAAAGGAGATCCCCTCCCCTTCGCCGGTCACATCCCCAACCAGGGTCCACGCCCGGCCAAACCGGTCGGCGCGGATGGCATGGGCGGCGATCACCACGGCTACCTCGCCCGCGTGGAACAGGCGCACCTCGACCCCCTCCCCTTCCCAGCCCTCGTCGGTGCGGGCGAGGTACGTCATGCGCACCTCCCACCGTGGCCGCCCGTCCACGTCGTACACGGTCAGCCATGGCGCCTCCACCTGCACCGGCTGAGCGGCGAGAGCGAGGGAGAAGATCAGCGGGACGAGGAAGCGAGGCATGCCTGGACGAACCCGAGGAACAGGGGATGGGGGCGAAGCGGCCGAGAGCGGAACTCGGGGTGGTACTGGACCCCCACATACCACGGGTGGTCCACCGCCTCCATCGCCTCCACCAGCCGGCCGTCCGGGGACAGGGCCGAAGGCCGCAGCCCCACGGCGGCGAACGCCGAGAGGTACTTCGGGTTGAACTCGTACCGATGCCGGTGGCGCTCGGCGATCTCGTCCTGGCCGTACAGGCGGTGGACGAGGCTCCCCGGGGCGAGCACCGCCGGGTATTCCCCGAGCCGCATCGTCCCCCCCTTGGCGGCGACCTTCCCCTGCTCGGGGAGGAGGTCGATCACCGGGTGAGGGGTTCCCGGATCGAACTCGGTGGAGTTGGCCCACGGCCAGCCTAGGACCTCCCGGGCGAACGCGATCACCGCGCACTGCATGCCCAGGCAGATCCCGAAGAACGGCACCCCCGCCCGGCGGGCATAGCCCGCGGCCAGGACCTTGCCCTCGATCCCCCGCTCCCCGAACCCGCCCGGGACGAGGATCCCCGCCAGGCCACCGAGCGCCCCTTCCCCCTCCTCTTCCACCCGGGCGGCCGGGACCCAGGCGATGTCCACTTTCGTCTCCAGGGCCGCCCCGGCGTGGTGCAGGGCCTCGATGATGCTCAAATACGCGTCACGCAGCTCCACGTACTTGCCCACGATCCCGATGCGCACCGGGCGCGAGGGGTGGCGCAGCCTGTTTACGAACGACTCCCACGCCGCCAGATCCCCGCCCTCGGCCGGCAGCCCAAGGCGGGCCAGGAGCTTCACGTCGAACCCCTCCTCCCGCAGGGCCAGGGGCACCTCGTAGATGGACGGAAGATCGCGGCCCTCGATCACGTGGTCGGGGGCGACATCGCAGAACAGGGCGATCTTCGCCCGCAGCCCCTCGGGAAGGGGCACCGGGCACCGGGCAACCACGAAGTCCGGTTGGATCCCGACCGCGCGTAGCTCCTTCACCGAGTGCTGGGTGGGCTTGGTCTTGAGCTCCCCGGTAGTGGAGAGGACGGGCACGTAGCTCAGGTGGACCACGGACACGTCCTGGCGCGGCAGCTCATCCCGAAGCTGCCGGATCGCCTCGAGATAAGGCAGGCCTTCGATGTCCCCCACCGTGCCCCCCACCTCGACCACCACCACCTCGGCCCCGGTGGCGGCGAGGGCCCCGCGGATCAGGCGCTTGATCTCATCGGTGATGTGGGGGATGACCTGCACCGTGTGGCCGAGGTAGTCCCCTTGCCGTTCGCGGCCGATCACGTCCCAGTACACCTGCCCGGTGGTGAGGTAGTTGGCTGCCCCGAGGTCCTGGCCGAGGAACCGCTCGTAGTGCCCCACGTCCAGGTCGGTCTCCAGCCCGTCCCGGGTCACGAACACCTCCCCGTGCTCGTAGGGGTTCATGGTGCCGGCATCGACGTTGAGGTAGGGATCGATCTTCTGCAGGGTGACGGCGACCCCA containing:
- the mraY gene encoding phospho-N-acetylmuramoyl-pentapeptide-transferase encodes the protein MEGLTLALLLAFVMVPAVAGASSAFARWGRVGQYVRPEGPARHAEKAGTPTMGGIVPLGAILVGAGVLWGAGGGPTWASGFVLAATGAGAGMGLLDDLRSQRRRASLGFFPHQTLLIQAALGGALFAMVPFLGGLELAVPFSSVRVPLSAIPWWALLLLVLVAFVATTNAVNLTDGLDGLATGAWVLALLGLLPMVGGKPDLVGLCLLGIGAGAGFLWANAHPAHVFLGNVGSMGLGGFLFGVSFAGGAVFLLPLLGGLFVVETLSVILQVASYKLTGTRLLKMSPLHHHLEAGSVPWRHLLPGREWPEPKVVARLWIVAGAFALLGVLAWIAN
- a CDS encoding response regulator gives rise to the protein MPVERRMTILVVEDDEMDYELIERSVRSLEKAGLRYDLHWAKDGAEALNFLFRKGKFADAPRPNLILLDLKLPKKSGMEVLEAIKGDERLRKIPVVVLTVSTDEEEMVRAYDSGAAGFLNKPGSPEDFDRLLTTVWDYWRIARLPD
- a CDS encoding ATP-binding protein, coding for MVSGKRERRRFKGAHLGVSVAVYAAVALVLWGLEQGHEPTVFILGVTVALGVAALLLGWLGVAVGLGASLLLALPGLLRQPLVLWVVTGLLLLGVALIASMAGHLWQRRTVKREVHHRLEACYGEEIFENSLNIIHVVDREGNVIRRNRKSRELLGWPHKRSLHFTEYVHPQDIGRFKAELESLFERGELRAVELRFVSEGKRIVPVELQAKRVTGRVAVMEAQDRGEVVALERRLAEEEARYRHLIEDGIDTLDLGVILVDRQGHVLWSNRAVGEFFGLDRDGLIGLPAGRALDRFVRVLESPEEFLARVQEAYRGGKPIDGYIVRVRPGPNRAERVLQYRSIPIETERYRGGRIDYYADITELKRLEEQLVQQKERLEEVNRKLKEFNSAVSHDLRKPALTALGYVQMILRRCDGELPQAVREDLLKVEGRLLRMEKLITDLLHFSTIRIDPVSFEGVDLHRLLQETKEDLGSVLVGVNLQVAEDLPVVYGVPTLISELFANLIQNAVKFNDKALPVVEVGWKGYSGGTYLFYVRDNGPGIEAQYLEKIFGIFEKLDPNKEGTGAGLAICRRIVEEHGGRIWAESELGSGTTFYFTLPKVPARKGVESDAR
- the lptB gene encoding LPS export ABC transporter ATP-binding protein, giving the protein MSGILEGEGLVRAFGRRRAVDGLSLAFRAGEVTGLLGPNGAGKTTTFYLLAGFLRPTQGTVRLDGRDITGLPFFRRARMGIHYLPQEPSVFLRATVAGNLRLALEGARLRWNGRVDQVVEELGLGGFLDRPVGKLSAGERRKVETARALVTKPAFLLLDEPFSGVDPLTVAELAALVRRLAATGIGIAVCDHNVRDTLRITGRAYLIHAGKLLAAGTPEEILADPNARLAYLGEAFSL
- a CDS encoding CTP synthase, which codes for MSKYVFVTGGVVSGLGKGVVTASLGCLLQARGVAVTLQKIDPYLNVDAGTMNPYEHGEVFVTRDGLETDLDVGHYERFLGQDLGAANYLTTGQVYWDVIGRERQGDYLGHTVQVIPHITDEIKRLIRGALAATGAEVVVVEVGGTVGDIEGLPYLEAIRQLRDELPRQDVSVVHLSYVPVLSTTGELKTKPTQHSVKELRAVGIQPDFVVARCPVPLPEGLRAKIALFCDVAPDHVIEGRDLPSIYEVPLALREEGFDVKLLARLGLPAEGGDLAAWESFVNRLRHPSRPVRIGIVGKYVELRDAYLSIIEALHHAGAALETKVDIAWVPAARVEEEGEGALGGLAGILVPGGFGERGIEGKVLAAGYARRAGVPFFGICLGMQCAVIAFAREVLGWPWANSTEFDPGTPHPVIDLLPEQGKVAAKGGTMRLGEYPAVLAPGSLVHRLYGQDEIAERHRHRYEFNPKYLSAFAAVGLRPSALSPDGRLVEAMEAVDHPWYVGVQYHPEFRSRPLRPHPLFLGFVQACLASSSR
- the gatA gene encoding Asp-tRNA(Asn)/Glu-tRNA(Gln) amidotransferase subunit GatA, with translation MTEARAQLSTHELTLQEVIAALWERIAACEPTVRAFLSLADPNRLIADGEPLSGLPLSGLPIAIKDNICARDLPTTCGSRMLERFRSPYEATAVARLRSAGAQVQGKTNLDEFAMGSSTEHSAFGPTRNPHDPSRVPGGSSGGSAAAVAAGEALAALGSDTGGSVRQPAALCGVVGLRPTYGLVSRYGLVAFASSLDTIGPIAGCVRDAALVLSLVAGHDPLDSTSLPVPPHDYTADLRPDLRGVRIGVPKEYVPRELGPEALALVERWREVAEELGAKVMDITLPTTEYALPTYYLIASAEAAANLARYDGVRYTLREEGDRVGAMIALSRAVGFGPEVKRRIALGTFALSAGYYDQYYGKAQRARTLIARDFAGAFAEVDLILGPTSPTPAFRFGEKEDPIAMYLADVFTLPSALAGLPAISIPGGTVGGLPFGLQLIGPRLSEERVLSAALAFEEALNGLGS
- a CDS encoding methylated-DNA--[protein]-cysteine S-methyltransferase yields the protein MGWGRVRTAWGEFYAAANARGIVALRFPGEFPPEPPCVLAPLVDALARELAEYLEGERTSFDLPLDLVGTPFQRTVWMALREVPYGATVTYGELARRVGRPRAARAVGQAVGANPIPILIPCHRVVPRAGGVGGFGPGPHWKARLLALEGVVP
- a CDS encoding Crp/Fnr family transcriptional regulator, translated to MAELKDFRVFADLKPEDLRKLEGSVRKIDYGAEELLFMEGAPAFGFYLVFSGAVKLVKRSAKGKSQILKIVGPGGLVGETTLFDKGLHNAYAKTLVPSTVGFVERGDFFYFLEHHPKVIFRLYEYLSQELKAFQNKLAERSYASSKERLARLILALDRLGIELSRTELAEMAGVSSKTAIRTLGELESRGIIAIDNRRITVLKEEYLKRLMEPFTVLVDEAIII